In Vibrio sp. 10N, the following proteins share a genomic window:
- the rrtA gene encoding rhombosortase, with product MDTSFVIRLSLFSLLCVLLQIPTLQNWVEWNKLAIYSGQWWRIVTGNFSHTNLAHLGMNLAALWVICYLFRPNWRMLTLVALFSATMIGTGLLLSSLSYYLGLSGVLHAIFAFWALRESLEGRKSSWLLVLGGVMKVAWELYFGGSAATSALIEANVAVQAHAIGLVAGLGLALLVHYRKAAVKA from the coding sequence ATGGACACTTCTTTCGTCATAAGGCTATCGCTGTTTAGTTTACTGTGCGTTTTGCTACAAATCCCGACGCTACAAAACTGGGTTGAATGGAACAAACTGGCTATTTATTCGGGCCAGTGGTGGCGGATAGTAACAGGAAATTTCTCACACACCAACTTAGCACACCTAGGTATGAACCTCGCCGCTCTATGGGTGATTTGCTATCTGTTTCGCCCCAACTGGCGCATGCTAACACTAGTGGCCTTGTTCAGCGCTACGATGATCGGTACAGGTCTGCTGCTTAGCTCACTGAGTTACTATTTGGGGCTTTCTGGAGTATTGCACGCTATCTTCGCTTTTTGGGCACTCAGGGAGTCCCTTGAAGGACGCAAGTCAAGCTGGCTGTTAGTACTTGGCGGAGTGATGAAAGTCGCTTGGGAGCTCTATTTTGGCGGCTCAGCTGCCACATCGGCACTCATCGAAGCCAATGTAGCGGTGCAAGCCCACGCTATTGGATTAGTCGCGGGCTTGGGGCTGGCATTACTCGTTCATTATCGCAAGGCCGCCGTTAAAGCGTAA
- a CDS encoding tRNA-uridine aminocarboxypropyltransferase has translation MSRYCPKCLKAKRACICQWIEPIHCDTQLIILQHSSEEKRPLGTARILSLSLGNALLFVGENFSQHDKLNALLGDERYQNVILYPGEGAKPASEVVDEADGKPLRVILLDGTWKKAYKMWKLSTNLQSLPLVKLADDLIGDYRIRKAPSSNALSTVEAGFHLLESIEPSVDFTPLLTAFNEMIGFQINHMPQGVFERNYGDKSE, from the coding sequence ATGTCTCGTTATTGTCCAAAATGCCTCAAAGCAAAGCGGGCATGTATATGTCAGTGGATAGAGCCCATCCACTGTGACACACAATTGATCATTTTGCAGCATAGCAGCGAAGAAAAGCGCCCACTCGGTACCGCTCGTATATTATCGCTTTCCCTAGGTAATGCGCTTTTGTTTGTTGGTGAAAATTTCAGTCAGCATGACAAGCTCAATGCGTTACTCGGTGATGAGCGCTATCAAAACGTAATTCTTTATCCGGGAGAGGGCGCTAAGCCTGCATCCGAGGTGGTTGATGAGGCAGATGGTAAGCCGCTTCGAGTCATTTTGCTCGATGGCACTTGGAAGAAAGCGTATAAGATGTGGAAATTGTCGACCAACTTACAATCTCTGCCGCTAGTAAAGTTGGCCGATGATCTGATTGGTGACTACCGTATTCGCAAGGCCCCTTCTAGTAATGCGCTCTCAACAGTTGAAGCTGGTTTTCATTTACTTGAGTCGATCGAACCGAGTGTCGATTTTACCCCGCTACTCACCGCGTTTAATGAAATGATTGGGTTTCAAATCAACCACATGCCGCAAGGTGTGTTTGAGCGCAATTACGGTGACAAGAGCGAGTAA
- a CDS encoding anti-phage deoxyguanosine triphosphatase: protein MTRDNDAPSALSLEPLDVWQVRHSDEHKLRRNDHRDPYQRDRARILHSAAFRRLQAKTQVHGTGVNDFHRTRLTHSLEAAQIGSGIVAQLKQKQPEFSELLPCDALIEALCLAHDIGHPPYGHGGEIALNYMMREYGGFEGNAQTFRIVTQLEPYTEAHGMNLTRRALLGLLKYPAFMSQTRAEKLPHAVANQRQLKAKDWSPAKGIYNKDSVQFDWVLQPLTPSDKALFQTMRGEQTSQLGHRKTRFKSLDCSIMELADDIAYGVHDLEDAIVLELIDRERWQQSAAEALSKLEPNWLTRNIDSISELLFSGKHYERKDAIGGIVNALLTSIKVAPVVDSQFESPLLAYNAYLEEGMAEVLDVLKQFVSQYVIQVPRVQIFEYKGQQIIMDLFEAFSADPERLLPESTCQLWRTACGQHDDGMRVIADYVSAMTDGYAQKMHQQLFAAS, encoded by the coding sequence ATGACCCGCGACAATGATGCACCAAGCGCCCTATCTCTTGAGCCACTCGATGTCTGGCAAGTCCGGCACAGTGACGAGCATAAACTACGCCGAAATGACCACAGAGATCCCTATCAGCGCGATAGAGCACGCATTCTTCATTCTGCAGCCTTTCGCCGTCTACAAGCCAAAACTCAGGTTCACGGAACTGGGGTCAATGATTTTCATCGGACCAGACTGACTCATTCACTAGAGGCTGCTCAAATAGGTTCAGGCATTGTCGCTCAGCTCAAGCAGAAGCAACCTGAATTTAGCGAGTTATTACCGTGTGACGCGCTGATTGAAGCCTTGTGCCTTGCACACGACATCGGTCATCCGCCCTATGGACATGGCGGTGAAATCGCCCTCAATTACATGATGCGTGAGTACGGTGGTTTTGAAGGAAACGCGCAGACATTTCGTATTGTGACTCAGCTCGAACCCTACACTGAAGCGCATGGGATGAACCTCACTCGAAGAGCATTGCTTGGGCTGCTGAAGTACCCTGCATTTATGAGTCAAACACGCGCAGAAAAGCTGCCTCATGCGGTTGCTAACCAGCGTCAGTTGAAAGCCAAAGACTGGTCGCCAGCAAAAGGGATCTACAATAAAGACTCGGTACAATTTGATTGGGTGTTACAGCCGTTAACGCCATCCGACAAAGCCCTATTTCAAACCATGCGCGGCGAGCAAACATCCCAATTGGGGCATCGTAAAACGCGATTCAAATCTTTAGATTGCTCGATCATGGAGCTTGCCGACGATATTGCTTACGGCGTCCATGATTTAGAAGATGCGATTGTGCTGGAACTTATCGACCGGGAACGCTGGCAACAGAGTGCTGCTGAAGCATTGAGTAAGCTCGAGCCTAATTGGTTAACCAGAAATATTGACTCTATCTCAGAGCTTTTGTTCTCAGGTAAGCATTATGAACGCAAAGACGCAATCGGCGGTATCGTTAATGCTCTTCTCACCAGCATTAAGGTGGCACCGGTCGTTGATAGCCAGTTTGAAAGCCCACTGCTGGCCTACAACGCCTATCTCGAAGAGGGGATGGCCGAAGTGTTAGATGTGCTCAAACAGTTCGTCAGTCAATACGTTATTCAAGTGCCAAGGGTGCAAATTTTTGAGTACAAGGGGCAGCAAATCATCATGGATCTGTTTGAAGCATTCAGTGCCGATCCCGAAAGGCTTTTGCCAGAATCAACTTGTCAGCTTTGGAGAACGGCCTGCGGTCAGCACGACGATGGAATGCGAGTGATAGCTGACTATGTTTCCGCAATGACCGACGGATACGCGCAGAAAATGCATCAGCAATTGTTTGCGGCAAGCTAA
- the yfbR gene encoding 5'-deoxynucleotidase, with the protein MKESHFFAHLARMKLIQRWPLMRSVSTENISEHSLQVAFVAHALAIIKNKKFAGNTNPERIAILAMYHDTSEVLTGDLPTPVKYYNPEIAKEYKKIEAAAEHKLLSLLPEEFQEDFKPFLISNAAHEEDAQIVKQADSICAYLKCLEELSAGNHEYALAKKRLDETLQERRTPEMDYFLNTFAPSFELSLDEIS; encoded by the coding sequence ATGAAAGAAAGTCACTTTTTCGCTCACCTCGCTCGCATGAAATTGATCCAACGCTGGCCACTCATGCGCTCGGTCTCTACCGAAAACATCTCCGAACACAGTCTCCAAGTCGCCTTTGTTGCTCATGCACTGGCTATCATCAAAAATAAGAAGTTCGCTGGCAACACCAACCCTGAACGCATTGCCATTCTTGCGATGTACCATGACACCAGTGAAGTGTTGACCGGGGATTTGCCGACACCAGTTAAATACTACAACCCTGAAATAGCCAAAGAATACAAAAAGATAGAAGCCGCCGCCGAGCACAAACTTTTGTCCCTTCTGCCGGAAGAGTTTCAAGAAGACTTTAAGCCATTTTTGATTTCTAACGCCGCTCACGAAGAAGACGCACAAATAGTGAAGCAGGCTGACTCTATCTGTGCGTACCTCAAGTGTCTTGAAGAGCTCAGCGCTGGCAACCATGAGTACGCGCTCGCCAAAAAACGTTTGGATGAAACCCTTCAAGAGCGGAGAACCCCAGAGATGGACTACTTCCTGAATACCTTCGCCCCAAGCTTCGAACTGTCCCTAGACGAAATCAGTTAG
- a CDS encoding pyridoxal phosphate-dependent aminotransferase, whose amino-acid sequence MKNIGMSSKLDNVCYDIRGPVLKHAKRMEEEGHKILKLNIGNPAPFGFDAPDEILVDVIRNLPTSQGYCDSKGIYSARKAVVQHYQRKGIRSLDVEDVYVGNGVSELIVMAMQALLNNGDEMLVPAPDYPLWTAAVSLSGGNPVHYLCDEEADWYPDLDDIKKKITPKTRGIVLINPNNPTGAVYSRDFLLEVIEIARQHKLIIFADEIYDKVLYDGATHTSVATLTEDVLVMTFNGLSKSYRVCGFRGGWMFMTGPKEMATGYIAGLEMLASMRLCANVPMQHAIQTALGGYQSINELILPGGRLLEQRDKAYELITQIPGVSCVKPKGAMYLFPKIDTKMYNIKDDQKMVLDFLKQEKVLLVQGTGFNWPKPDHFRIVTLPHVEDLEMAIGRFERFLSTYSQ is encoded by the coding sequence ATGAAAAATATCGGGATGTCGTCAAAACTCGATAATGTCTGCTATGACATTAGGGGTCCTGTACTCAAACATGCTAAGCGCATGGAGGAAGAGGGACATAAAATACTGAAACTCAATATCGGTAACCCTGCCCCATTCGGTTTTGACGCCCCTGATGAAATTTTAGTCGATGTCATCAGAAACCTGCCGACCTCTCAAGGCTACTGTGACTCCAAAGGTATATACTCCGCTCGTAAAGCGGTAGTTCAACATTACCAGCGCAAAGGTATTCGTAGTCTTGATGTAGAGGACGTTTATGTTGGTAACGGTGTATCTGAGCTTATTGTAATGGCGATGCAGGCACTGTTAAACAACGGAGATGAAATGTTAGTTCCCGCTCCTGATTACCCATTATGGACAGCGGCTGTTTCCCTCTCTGGTGGTAACCCGGTTCACTACCTGTGTGATGAGGAAGCGGATTGGTATCCGGACCTAGATGACATTAAAAAGAAAATCACTCCGAAAACGCGCGGTATTGTTCTTATCAACCCGAACAACCCAACAGGCGCCGTTTATAGCCGTGATTTCCTGTTAGAAGTCATCGAAATTGCGCGCCAGCACAAACTGATTATTTTTGCTGACGAGATTTACGATAAAGTCCTTTATGACGGTGCAACCCATACCTCTGTCGCGACCCTAACCGAAGACGTATTAGTGATGACCTTTAACGGTCTGTCTAAGTCGTACCGCGTTTGTGGCTTCCGTGGTGGTTGGATGTTCATGACTGGCCCTAAAGAGATGGCGACAGGCTATATTGCAGGGCTTGAGATGCTGGCATCGATGCGACTTTGCGCTAACGTACCTATGCAACATGCTATTCAAACGGCACTGGGTGGTTATCAAAGTATCAATGAGCTGATCTTACCCGGCGGCCGCTTACTTGAGCAGCGTGATAAAGCGTACGAGTTGATCACTCAGATCCCTGGCGTGTCATGTGTTAAGCCAAAAGGCGCCATGTATCTGTTCCCGAAAATTGACACCAAGATGTACAACATCAAAGACGACCAAAAGATGGTGCTCGATTTCCTCAAGCAAGAAAAAGTGCTACTGGTACAAGGTACTGGCTTTAACTGGCCGAAGCCCGATCACTTTAGGATCGTTACGCTTCCGCACGTGGAAGATTTGGAAATGGCGATTGGCCGATTTGAGAGATTCCTGTCAACCTACAGCCAGTAA
- a CDS encoding isochorismate synthase — translation MSQLTTAIAQLISKLETAPQGCKRLEQQLEGRPKFHCIDWLEAQPHYPKFYWQSRDTREEVVALGKLHTFSEAAPAYAILAENQRVWGGRSFDGHSDKNRRCMSAFFFLPHIELIRFDDSWRLAVNISMSADKAIAALKQLIVDVTELPPLATSIARLTHTPTEQQWHELVGDVLSGIENEQFKKVVLARKTTVDVKEPISPAQLLKASYRENHHSFHFMMALSKDLGFVGSTPERLYRRVGQQLETEALAGTIGRGDNAAHDMELANWLTQDLKNINENQYVVDDILQSLAPHSSEVHLEQELRLVRLRKVQHLKRNIVAQLHKGINAVQLLQALQPTAAVAGLPRNEAMAFIQQREPFARGWYAGSVGYLSHERAEFCVAIRSALLMKEEVQLFAGAGIVPGSVAEHEWQELDKKMSTLLSLISENPSLGVAS, via the coding sequence TTGTCTCAGTTAACAACAGCTATTGCTCAGCTTATCAGCAAACTTGAAACTGCCCCACAAGGTTGCAAACGACTCGAGCAACAACTAGAGGGTCGTCCTAAGTTTCACTGCATCGACTGGCTAGAAGCGCAACCTCATTATCCCAAGTTTTACTGGCAATCCCGTGACACGCGAGAAGAAGTTGTGGCGCTGGGTAAACTGCACACCTTTTCTGAGGCCGCGCCAGCGTATGCGATTTTGGCGGAAAATCAGCGCGTATGGGGTGGACGCTCCTTTGATGGTCATTCAGATAAAAACCGCCGCTGCATGTCCGCTTTCTTCTTCCTGCCACACATTGAACTGATTCGTTTTGATGACAGTTGGCGTCTTGCGGTCAACATCAGCATGAGTGCAGATAAGGCGATCGCAGCTCTTAAACAGCTGATCGTTGATGTGACTGAACTGCCGCCTTTAGCGACCTCAATTGCACGATTGACACACACGCCAACGGAGCAGCAATGGCATGAGCTTGTCGGTGATGTGCTATCTGGAATTGAAAACGAGCAGTTTAAGAAAGTGGTACTGGCACGCAAAACGACGGTTGATGTCAAAGAGCCTATCTCGCCCGCTCAATTGCTTAAAGCGAGCTACCGGGAAAACCATCACAGCTTTCATTTTATGATGGCTCTCTCTAAGGATTTGGGGTTTGTAGGGTCAACGCCCGAGCGGCTCTATCGCCGAGTGGGGCAGCAGTTAGAAACCGAAGCCTTAGCTGGCACTATCGGCCGAGGGGATAATGCTGCACATGATATGGAGCTTGCTAACTGGCTGACGCAGGATCTGAAAAACATCAACGAAAACCAATATGTCGTGGATGACATTTTGCAAAGCTTGGCACCGCACTCCAGTGAAGTGCATTTAGAGCAAGAGTTGCGTCTGGTGCGCCTTCGAAAAGTGCAGCACTTAAAACGCAACATTGTGGCTCAGTTGCACAAAGGTATTAATGCGGTTCAGTTGTTGCAAGCTCTGCAACCTACCGCTGCCGTGGCTGGACTGCCTCGCAATGAAGCGATGGCGTTCATTCAGCAAAGAGAACCCTTTGCACGTGGTTGGTATGCGGGTTCTGTTGGATATTTAAGTCATGAACGCGCCGAATTCTGTGTCGCGATCCGCAGTGCTTTGCTGATGAAAGAGGAAGTTCAACTGTTTGCCGGCGCTGGCATAGTGCCAGGATCGGTGGCTGAACACGAATGGCAAGAGCTTGACAAAAAAATGTCGACACTGCTCAGCCTTATTTCAGAAAATCCTTCGCTTGGAGTGGCATCATGA
- the menD gene encoding 2-succinyl-5-enolpyruvyl-6-hydroxy-3-cyclohexene-1-carboxylic-acid synthase — protein MSQHQAALNRVWTHVLLEECYRQGVRHVCIAPGSRSTPLTLEAVKHPGLTVHTHFDERGLGFLALGLAKSTHSPVAVIVTSGTAVANLLPAVAESNLTKEPLILLTSDRPTELVGCGANQAIEQTGIFSQHITHALNLPSPTTQAPLSWLLTSIDYAFAEQRLRGASIHVNCPFPEPLYGGEDTTMFADYLAQVSAWRDSDDCYSEYGAGGQHHDYTHSVDSLNLIERQGVIIIGSVSLAEAQQALSLAKRLGWPVLCDPQSGASDGWQRYDIWLQNANANAVLSQADFILQVGARLVSKRLLSWIDRQVEAGCEYVLLSPLLECLNPSHLRQKQLNVNLNAWLSSATLALPSSSFSGWADELIGASQAVVDKLPCLPHVTEFDVAASIERLPVNVDLFIGNSLIVRLVDMLTSVPCVETYSNRGASGIDGLVATAAGVQSGNGHSLVLYIGDTSLLYDLNSLALFTRTTQPCVIVVTNNDGGAIFDMLPAPSAQKSQYYQMPHGYQFHHAAAQFGLQYQTPTDKVDLESTMAHHLTHGEGTLLIEVTTQPHEVGEMIRQLGQSAASDLNYANA, from the coding sequence ATGAGCCAGCATCAAGCGGCACTCAATCGTGTATGGACTCACGTTTTACTCGAGGAGTGCTATCGTCAGGGGGTAAGGCATGTCTGTATTGCACCCGGCTCACGGTCAACGCCACTGACTTTAGAAGCTGTGAAGCATCCCGGGCTCACTGTCCATACGCACTTCGACGAACGTGGCCTCGGTTTTTTGGCGTTAGGGCTTGCTAAAAGTACCCACAGTCCGGTGGCCGTGATCGTCACCTCTGGTACAGCGGTGGCGAATCTACTGCCAGCGGTTGCAGAGTCAAATCTCACTAAAGAGCCGCTAATATTGCTCACGTCCGATAGACCGACTGAGCTGGTGGGTTGCGGGGCAAACCAAGCTATTGAGCAAACGGGCATTTTCTCTCAGCATATTACCCATGCGCTCAACTTACCTTCACCAACGACACAAGCCCCGCTGTCGTGGCTACTGACCTCTATTGATTACGCTTTTGCTGAGCAAAGGTTGCGTGGTGCGAGCATTCACGTCAACTGCCCATTCCCTGAACCCCTTTATGGCGGTGAAGACACAACCATGTTTGCTGATTATCTCGCCCAGGTGAGTGCATGGCGTGATAGTGATGATTGTTATTCCGAGTATGGAGCGGGGGGACAGCATCATGATTACACGCACAGCGTGGATTCACTTAACCTGATTGAGCGTCAAGGCGTCATTATTATTGGCAGTGTGAGTCTTGCTGAAGCGCAGCAAGCTCTAAGCCTTGCCAAACGACTTGGCTGGCCAGTACTTTGTGACCCTCAATCGGGTGCTAGTGATGGTTGGCAGCGCTATGATATTTGGCTACAAAACGCAAACGCCAATGCCGTGTTGAGTCAGGCTGACTTTATCCTGCAGGTAGGCGCGAGGTTGGTGTCTAAACGGTTGCTGAGTTGGATTGATCGTCAGGTCGAAGCCGGATGTGAATACGTACTGCTTTCGCCGCTACTTGAGTGCCTTAACCCAAGCCATTTAAGACAGAAGCAGCTCAACGTTAATCTTAATGCATGGTTAAGTTCGGCCACACTAGCGCTCCCATCTTCCTCGTTTTCTGGTTGGGCGGATGAGCTTATTGGTGCATCACAGGCGGTGGTTGATAAGCTGCCATGTTTGCCTCACGTGACTGAATTTGATGTGGCCGCTAGCATTGAGCGGTTGCCTGTTAATGTTGATTTGTTTATTGGCAATAGCTTAATTGTACGTCTGGTTGATATGCTGACCTCTGTGCCATGTGTTGAAACCTACAGTAACCGTGGTGCTTCAGGCATTGATGGCCTAGTGGCGACTGCTGCAGGGGTGCAAAGCGGTAATGGACACTCCTTGGTGCTGTATATTGGCGATACGTCATTGCTGTATGATTTGAACTCATTGGCTCTGTTTACGCGCACGACTCAGCCTTGTGTGATTGTCGTGACCAATAACGATGGCGGGGCTATCTTTGACATGCTTCCCGCACCGTCAGCGCAGAAATCTCAGTACTATCAAATGCCTCACGGCTATCAGTTTCATCATGCAGCTGCCCAATTTGGCCTTCAATATCAAACGCCAACAGACAAAGTAGATTTAGAGTCCACTATGGCCCATCACCTTACTCATGGAGAAGGCACTTTGCTGATTGAAGTGACCACCCAGCCACATGAGGTCGGCGAGATGATACGCCAACTTGGCCAAAGCGCCGCCAGTGACCTTAATTATGCCAACGCGTGA
- the menH gene encoding 2-succinyl-6-hydroxy-2,4-cyclohexadiene-1-carboxylate synthase, which translates to MPTRDVLAYRCLPAHSSSKAPLVVFVHGFLGAGDDWDAVSHSLDDHHRLLLDLPGHGKSCSIQGVSFDQVCRMVTATILNCIQAHKLSATVPICFVGYSLGARILMYLMTEFRANHEAINNLNIKGLVIEGGNFGLPDSELRAARWHSDSQWAKRFQQENIGVVLADWYQQSVFSSLNHEQRQLLIAKRSVNLGSSLSDMLLATSLAKQPYLLPSVKALSFSGNRTPLYICGEFDSKFTQLATDSGLDFERIENAGHNVHKEQPQAFAQRLRTYLEQMSLGSVE; encoded by the coding sequence ATGCCAACGCGTGATGTCTTAGCGTATCGCTGTTTACCCGCGCATTCATCTTCTAAAGCGCCCTTAGTGGTCTTTGTCCATGGTTTTTTGGGGGCAGGGGATGATTGGGATGCGGTCAGCCATAGTTTGGATGATCATCATCGGTTGTTACTCGATTTGCCAGGCCACGGAAAAAGTTGCTCTATCCAAGGCGTAAGTTTTGATCAAGTTTGCAGAATGGTTACCGCGACAATACTAAACTGTATTCAAGCACATAAATTGAGTGCAACAGTGCCAATTTGTTTCGTCGGATATTCCCTTGGTGCTCGCATACTGATGTACCTAATGACGGAGTTTCGTGCCAATCACGAAGCCATAAATAACCTAAATATTAAAGGCTTAGTGATTGAAGGGGGTAATTTTGGTTTGCCTGACTCAGAGTTGCGAGCGGCGCGTTGGCACAGCGACAGCCAATGGGCAAAACGCTTCCAACAGGAAAATATTGGTGTGGTTTTGGCCGATTGGTATCAACAAAGCGTGTTTTCCTCACTAAATCATGAGCAAAGACAACTTTTGATCGCTAAACGCAGTGTTAACCTTGGAAGCTCGTTGAGCGATATGCTGCTGGCTACCTCGTTAGCCAAACAGCCTTACTTATTACCAAGCGTGAAAGCGTTGTCGTTCTCCGGAAATCGAACGCCGCTGTATATCTGCGGTGAATTCGATAGCAAATTTACTCAGCTTGCAACTGACAGTGGGCTCGATTTTGAGCGTATTGAAAATGCAGGCCATAACGTACACAAAGAGCAGCCACAGGCCTTTGCCCAGAGGTTGCGTACTTATCTAGAACAAATGAGCCTAGGCTCAGTGGAATAA
- the menB gene encoding 1,4-dihydroxy-2-naphthoyl-CoA synthase: MAKTVGLTEEELYAPVDWADVTGEFEEIKYHKSTDGIAKITIARPQVHNAFTPRTVKEMIKALADARYDESVGVIILTGLGEKAFCSGGDQSVRGDYGGYQDDSGTHHLNVLDFQRQIRTCPKPVIASVAGWAVGGGHVLHMMCDLTIAADNAQFGQTGPKVGSFDGGWGASYMARIVGQKKAREIWFLCRFYDAQEAVDMGLVNTVVPLADLEKETVRWCREVLQHSPMALRCLKAALNADCDGQAGLQELAGNATMMFYMTEEGQEGRNAFNEKRRPDFDKFPRNP; the protein is encoded by the coding sequence ATGGCTAAAACCGTTGGATTAACAGAAGAAGAGCTATACGCACCCGTTGATTGGGCTGATGTCACCGGTGAGTTTGAAGAAATCAAATATCACAAATCGACAGACGGCATTGCAAAAATCACCATAGCTCGCCCACAAGTACACAATGCGTTCACGCCACGTACCGTTAAGGAAATGATTAAAGCTTTGGCTGATGCACGCTACGACGAAAGTGTTGGTGTCATCATTTTAACTGGACTTGGTGAAAAAGCGTTCTGTTCAGGTGGTGATCAGAGCGTTCGCGGTGACTACGGCGGCTATCAGGATGATTCTGGTACGCACCACCTGAATGTGTTGGACTTCCAACGCCAGATCCGTACTTGTCCTAAGCCTGTTATTGCCTCTGTTGCCGGTTGGGCTGTTGGTGGCGGTCATGTTCTACACATGATGTGTGACCTAACGATTGCGGCTGACAATGCTCAATTTGGTCAAACAGGACCAAAAGTGGGATCGTTCGATGGCGGTTGGGGTGCATCTTATATGGCTCGTATCGTTGGCCAGAAGAAAGCGCGTGAGATTTGGTTCCTATGTCGTTTCTACGACGCACAAGAAGCGGTGGACATGGGACTGGTTAACACTGTTGTGCCACTTGCGGATCTTGAGAAAGAAACGGTACGCTGGTGTCGTGAAGTGCTTCAGCATAGCCCAATGGCACTTCGCTGCCTGAAAGCGGCACTGAATGCAGACTGTGATGGTCAAGCAGGTCTTCAGGAGCTTGCAGGTAACGCAACCATGATGTTCTACATGACAGAAGAAGGTCAGGAAGGTCGCAACGCGTTTAACGAAAAACGTCGCCCTGACTTTGACAAGTTCCCAAGAAACCCATAA
- the menC gene encoding o-succinylbenzoate synthase, whose product MRQAKLYRYSLPMDSGVILREQKLTAREGWIVELSDNGRVALGEIAPLPGFSQESLEAAGVQAQAQLELWVHHQSTDIENCYPSVAFGLSTALLELDNQLPNEGNYRAAPLCSGDPDELIPKLNNMQGKKVAKIKVGLYEAIRDGMIVSLLLESIPDLTLRLDANRSWTLDKAKQFAKYVAPSLRQRIAFIEEPCQQPGDSVSFAIDTGIAIAWDETLQASVHQSDFAVKHLTGVKALVIKPTLVGSIDKCIALIEEAKNHAIQVVISSSLESSVGLGQLARLANWLVPDETPGLDTMQLFGAQLETPWPACLLPVQPLSEQTLYWQSHSDDAA is encoded by the coding sequence ATGAGACAAGCAAAACTCTATCGCTACAGTCTGCCGATGGACAGTGGTGTTATTCTTCGTGAGCAAAAGCTCACAGCAAGGGAAGGGTGGATTGTAGAACTCAGTGACAACGGCCGCGTTGCACTGGGAGAAATTGCCCCGTTACCTGGATTCAGTCAAGAGTCGCTCGAAGCGGCTGGTGTTCAAGCCCAAGCTCAACTTGAACTGTGGGTTCATCATCAATCTACAGATATTGAAAACTGCTACCCTTCGGTGGCGTTTGGTCTCTCAACGGCTCTTCTAGAGCTGGATAATCAGTTACCAAATGAAGGAAACTATCGAGCTGCGCCGCTGTGCAGTGGCGATCCTGATGAGCTGATCCCTAAACTTAATAACATGCAAGGTAAGAAGGTCGCTAAGATCAAGGTGGGTCTTTATGAAGCGATCCGCGATGGAATGATTGTCAGCTTGTTACTGGAATCTATCCCTGATCTGACTTTAAGGTTAGATGCCAACCGTTCATGGACACTCGATAAAGCAAAACAGTTTGCCAAGTATGTGGCGCCATCGCTAAGACAGCGTATTGCGTTCATTGAAGAGCCTTGTCAGCAGCCTGGTGATAGTGTGTCATTTGCGATTGATACTGGCATTGCCATTGCTTGGGATGAAACGTTGCAAGCTTCCGTGCACCAGAGTGACTTTGCAGTCAAACATCTGACCGGGGTTAAAGCGCTGGTCATAAAACCGACGTTAGTGGGTAGCATTGATAAGTGTATTGCACTCATTGAAGAAGCAAAAAACCATGCCATTCAAGTTGTCATTAGTTCTAGCCTTGAGTCCAGTGTTGGCCTAGGCCAGCTCGCACGTCTAGCGAATTGGTTGGTTCCTGATGAAACTCCGGGACTTGATACCATGCAGCTTTTTGGAGCACAGCTTGAAACGCCGTGGCCGGCATGTTTACTGCCAGTACAACCGTTGTCAGAGCAAACCTTGTATTGGCAATCACACAGTGATGATGCCGCTTAA